Genomic DNA from Deinococcota bacterium:
GTAGACCGAATTGACGGTGTTGGCGCCCGCACCGAACTCGGGGACGTTCGTCTTGCCGACGACAATGGCCCCGGCCCGGCGCAACGCTGCCACCATGCGCTCGTCTTGCTCGGGCACGTAGTCGGCGTAGAGAGGTGAGCCCCAAGTGGTCCGCAAGCCCTCGGTCTCGTTGAGGTCCTTGATGCCGATAGGCAGGCCGTGCAGGGTGCCAAGCGTTTCGCCCCGCATGACGGCCTGCTCTGCTGCCCTGGCCTCTACCCTGGCGCGGTCGGTGCAGGTGGCAATTAGCGCATTCAGTCCCGGATTTACGGCCTCGATGCGCTTGACGCAGGACTCGAGCAACTCGACCGGCGAGATAAGCTTGGCGCCGATGAGCCGCCGCAGTTTGGTGGCACTCAGGTCGCAGAGCTCATTCATCTCTCGATTCTACCTGACGCGCCGCCTCCCGGACGCGGACTTGGCGTTCTTGGCTACCGAAAGCCCTATCCTACAGTATGCTAAGGGCATGATTCGCACTTGTTGCCGGTCGCTTGGGTGAGCGGGCGCACCGCCGCGACGGCCTCCGCTACCGTGGTCGCTACTTTCCCTTCGGGCACGGCGATGCCGCGCGCCTTCATAAGCTCCTTGGCCTGATACTCGTGAATTTTCAAGTGAACCCTCCGTCTGCGTTGAACCGTCTGTTTAGGTCGGACTTTCGTGTCGCACTGCGGCATCCTGCTTCCTGAAACCGTCCTAGCCTACCGCGATTTCGTTCTCTTAGCCAAGTGCCGGAGCAGAGGGCGGTACAACCGTCTTGGCTCGGCGCAGGGGCGCAAAAGCCCCGAGGAGAGACATGACGCGCCAAGGCTTCGTGGTGCGGTAAGATGAGCTCGAGACCTTTGGAGACGCCTATGTCCAGCCAAGCCAAAACCCTGCTGACGCCCGAAGCGTATCTGCTGCTCGAGCGCGGGGCCGAACACAAGAGCGAGTATCTTGACGGCGAGATGATGCCCATGACCGGAGCGAGCAGAAAGCACAACCTTATTGTTGCCAACATCACGGGCGAGCTGAGACAGCAGCTCAAGGGAAAACCCTGCGAGCTCTACCCGAGCGACATGCGGGTGAGGGTTCCCGCGACCGATCTCTATACCTATCCCGACGTGGTGGTCGTCTGCGGCGAGCCGCGGTTCGAGGACGAGGCCGTCGACACGCTGCTCAACCCCACCGTGATCGTCGAAGTGCTCTCCGAGTCCACCGAAGCCTATGACCGCGGCAAGAAGTTCGGCTACTACCGGACGGTTGCTTCGCTTGCGGAGTACCTGCTCGTCGCACAGGACGAGGGCAGAGTCGAACAGTACCTCAGGCAAGAGGACGGACGCTGGTTGCTTACGGACCTGCGTTCGCCCGACGCCGTGGTCGAAGTGGCTTCTCTCGGCTGCGCTCTAAAGCTGAGCGAGGTCTACGACAAGGTCACCCTGCCCTAAAGCCGCCTTCGCCTTTGTCACCAGCGGCCGCAGGCGCCTCGGCCGTGGCCTGTCACCGAAAGCGCTCCTTTCGAGTATGCTTGGCTTGTGATTCGCACGGCCATTTTGACGGTGAGCGACAAGGGTTCGAGGGGCGAGCGGACGGACACCTCGGTGGGCGAGATTCGCGCCCTCCTGGAGAGCGGCCCCTTTGCCGAACGCGACTACCACATCGTGCCCGACGAGCAGGCGATGATCCGCGCCAAACTCCGGCTCTGGGCCGACGGCGGCCACATCGACCTCATCCTGACCACCGGCGGGACGGGCCTGGCTCTGCGCGACCGCACCCCGGAGGCGACGCGCGAGGTGCTCGAGCGCGAGGTTCCCGGCCTCGCCGAACTCATGCGCTTCGCGGGCGTGCAGAAGAACCCCAAGGCCGCGCTGAGCCGCGCGGTCTGCGGCGTCCGCGGCAAGACGCTGATCGTCAACCTGCCGGGCAGCCCCAAGGGGGCGCGGGAGTCGCTCGAGGCCATTCTGAGCGTCCTGCCGCACGCGGTCGACACCATTACCGGCGAGCTGCGCGAGGCGCCGGAGGACTGGCATCAGTAGGCTATAACAGTGTAAGTTCCAAAGGTCACGCAGCAAGCACGGGGTGGTCCAGCCTGCGTGAGGCGAACATAAGCGCCGCAGTGATGTCTCCAGTTTCCAGATCGGGAAGTTCTTCAAGCACCTGCTCCCGTGTCAGGCCGGCTGCGAGCAAGTCGAGCACATCGATCACGCGGATACGCA
This window encodes:
- a CDS encoding Uma2 family endonuclease yields the protein MSSQAKTLLTPEAYLLLERGAEHKSEYLDGEMMPMTGASRKHNLIVANITGELRQQLKGKPCELYPSDMRVRVPATDLYTYPDVVVVCGEPRFEDEAVDTLLNPTVIVEVLSESTEAYDRGKKFGYYRTVASLAEYLLVAQDEGRVEQYLRQEDGRWLLTDLRSPDAVVEVASLGCALKLSEVYDKVTLP
- a CDS encoding MogA/MoaB family molybdenum cofactor biosynthesis protein, translated to MIRTAILTVSDKGSRGERTDTSVGEIRALLESGPFAERDYHIVPDEQAMIRAKLRLWADGGHIDLILTTGGTGLALRDRTPEATREVLEREVPGLAELMRFAGVQKNPKAALSRAVCGVRGKTLIVNLPGSPKGARESLEAILSVLPHAVDTITGELREAPEDWHQ
- a CDS encoding DUF433 domain-containing protein — encoded protein: MSKDASELLKRITINPEQCGGRPCIRGMRIRVIDVLDLLAAGLTREQVLEELPDLETGDITAALMFASRRLDHPVLAA